A window of Exiguobacterium sp. FSL W8-0210 genomic DNA:
TTCGATAAGTCATCTGTTGTAATGGATGTCTCGCGGTCGAACCGGTATCCAGTCACAAACTCCGCTTGTCCCGTTCGCTTCATCTCAAGTGTGTCATTATTGATGATCCGGTAACTGCCGCTAGCGGAATGAACGGTCTCCCCATTCAACGGAACCGGAACGAGCGGTAAATTGACGCCGAAGCCGGTATCAAGTAGGTGTGTCTCATTCCAAATGATTGCAACGTGTGTCGGTCCCGTCGCTGACCAGGCTGCTGATTTCTGATCATAGACGGTCGCTTGTACGAGGCGAACGGGACAATTCAGTTCTTGTAGGACACGATGCAGCAGTCCGTTCAAGTCATAACAGACACCACCACGTCGCTCCGTCAGAAACGTTTCAATGAAGCGCTCGTCGTTAAACGGACGGATTCGTTTCTCAAGTA
This region includes:
- a CDS encoding arylamine N-acetyltransferase family protein — protein: MDWMKDLEQRLGFPLETITFDQLPRLLEAFAYQLPFENTTVLEKRIRPFNDERFIETFLTERRGGVCYDLNGLLHRVLQELNCPVRLVQATVYDQKSAAWSATGPTHVAIIWNETHLLDTGFGVNLPLVPVPLNGETVHSASGSYRIINNDTLEMKRTGQAEFVTGYRFDRETSITTDDLSKMEQIIQQSDASPFNKGRLVAMRTSHGQKTLTERTLRIEEATTTELPVAGPAQFEMLYQSHFLGQE